The following are from one region of the Vibrio hyugaensis genome:
- a CDS encoding GNAT family N-acetyltransferase gives MLAKEWKSENLLFSAFNINESSLAKSIFDSNLPVQAFDPTFKDWSLGEYEKLIGSSDQASSCREVGAFYFRKISTQDGTIIGYIQLELNAPHLHTLWVPMLCILPQYQQRGFGAEIIESTINEARSCADIQRVGLNVYAENIKAFRFWFKQGFTQLKAFEPEFEFGKEYNSLVLYRELEA, from the coding sequence ATGTTAGCGAAAGAATGGAAATCGGAAAATCTACTGTTTTCAGCATTTAATATCAATGAATCAAGTTTGGCGAAGTCAATATTCGATAGCAATCTGCCCGTTCAAGCATTTGATCCTACATTTAAAGATTGGTCGTTGGGTGAGTATGAGAAGCTAATTGGGTCTAGTGATCAGGCAAGCTCTTGTAGAGAAGTAGGTGCATTCTATTTTAGGAAAATTAGCACTCAAGACGGCACGATAATTGGCTATATTCAGCTCGAGTTAAATGCTCCTCATCTACATACTCTTTGGGTTCCGATGCTGTGTATCTTGCCCCAATACCAACAACGTGGCTTCGGAGCAGAGATCATAGAAAGTACAATCAATGAAGCTCGTTCTTGTGCTGACATACAACGAGTTGGTTTAAATGTATATGCAGAAAACATCAAAGCTTTTAGGTTTTGGTTTAAACAAGGGTTTACGCAGCTAAAAGCATTTGAACCTGAATTTGAGTTTGGTAAAGAATACAATAGCTTAGTACTATATCGTGAGCTAGAAGCCTAA
- a CDS encoding nucleotide pyrophosphohydrolase: MSKSVYIAGSFKNLEKMLAIRETLVNAGIETTISEPLQANGIDGCLQRIREAEITYILNFGGYVGKSVAMDIGYALGLGKPVYALEPIEDPGITHLLTRVVTPDDVIAELSGNSKN, encoded by the coding sequence ATGAGCAAGTCTGTCTATATTGCTGGTAGTTTCAAAAATCTAGAAAAGATGCTGGCTATACGAGAAACTTTGGTCAATGCAGGTATTGAAACTACTATCTCTGAGCCTCTTCAAGCTAATGGTATTGATGGTTGCTTGCAGCGCATTCGAGAAGCCGAAATTACCTACATTCTAAACTTTGGTGGTTATGTCGGAAAAAGTGTAGCAATGGATATTGGTTATGCTTTAGGTCTCGGCAAACCAGTTTATGCTCTCGAACCTATTGAAGATCCAGGCATCACTCACTTGCTAACACGTGTTGTCACACCAGATGACGTCATTGCTGAGCTCAGTGGAAATAGTAAAAACTAA
- a CDS encoding zinc ribbon domain-containing protein: MKSEFEYCCDKCGSESYEIGELRASGGFWSTLFNYNKHRFYFLSCSSCGHTEFYKRGLGTGQKILDFLGG, translated from the coding sequence ATGAAATCGGAGTTTGAATACTGCTGTGACAAATGTGGTTCAGAGTCATATGAGATTGGTGAGTTAAGAGCCAGTGGTGGATTTTGGAGTACATTATTCAATTACAACAAACACCGTTTTTATTTCTTATCATGTAGTAGCTGCGGTCACACCGAGTTTTACAAACGAGGTCTAGGTACTGGACAAAAAATACTAGATTTTCTAGGTGGTTAG
- a CDS encoding glyoxalase/bleomycin resistance/dioxygenase family protein, which yields MNPSALLVHVPDVAKGLEWYKKAFPEAVPVYHPDFDFTALDLNGFSLEIVKADKKVGAGKSGTVVYWSVDNLCVALAHFEELGACLYRGPMEIEDGLSMCQVEDPFGNLIGLRGKTT from the coding sequence ATGAATCCATCTGCATTACTTGTTCATGTTCCAGATGTAGCGAAAGGGCTTGAATGGTACAAGAAAGCTTTTCCAGAAGCCGTTCCGGTTTACCATCCTGACTTTGACTTCACAGCGCTTGATCTAAATGGTTTCTCACTAGAAATAGTCAAAGCAGATAAAAAGGTTGGTGCTGGTAAAAGTGGCACAGTTGTTTACTGGTCAGTAGATAATTTATGTGTTGCTCTGGCTCATTTTGAAGAACTCGGTGCGTGCCTTTATCGTGGACCAATGGAAATTGAAGATGGTCTTTCAATGTGCCAAGTTGAGGATCCATTTGGAAACTTAATAGGACTACGTGGGAAAACCACATAA
- a CDS encoding GNAT family N-acetyltransferase: MMNTVLLDKAKHDRNRFNCGIEALNNYLKVMASQQAKKDNTRTFVLEDDNDNSYVIGFYTLTMTPIDLKALPDKLQKKHQSSTSGGLIARLAVDDRYKGKGFGEWLLIDALRKLLAASDSVAFPVVIVDAKDGAKHFYERYGFQAFEDAENKLFITIADVRASLG; encoded by the coding sequence ATGATGAATACGGTACTTCTAGATAAAGCTAAACACGATAGAAACCGATTCAACTGTGGTATCGAAGCTCTCAATAATTACTTAAAAGTAATGGCGAGTCAGCAAGCAAAAAAAGACAACACCAGAACGTTTGTTTTGGAAGATGATAACGACAACTCATATGTCATCGGCTTTTACACGCTAACAATGACACCAATTGACTTAAAGGCATTACCCGATAAGTTACAAAAAAAACACCAATCATCCACCTCTGGTGGTCTGATTGCCCGCCTTGCTGTCGATGACCGATACAAAGGGAAAGGCTTTGGTGAGTGGCTGCTTATTGACGCACTCAGAAAGCTATTAGCTGCAAGTGATAGCGTTGCATTTCCAGTTGTTATCGTTGATGCCAAAGACGGTGCGAAACACTTCTATGAACGCTATGGTTTTCAAGCATTTGAAGACGCTGAAAATAAACTCTTCATCACCATTGCTGATGTGAGAGCAAGCTTAGGCTAG
- a CDS encoding DUF1778 domain-containing protein has product MATTLPRITARVDIDTQDLLTKAAAIAGMSSINSFVLSAAIEKAKQVIEREQALKLSQADAMLLMEALDRPATQNSKLKAAADRYESKTQ; this is encoded by the coding sequence ATGGCTACTACTTTGCCTCGCATCACCGCTAGAGTTGATATCGATACACAAGACTTACTTACTAAGGCTGCCGCGATCGCCGGCATGTCTAGCATTAACTCGTTTGTTCTAAGCGCTGCAATCGAAAAAGCCAAACAAGTTATCGAACGTGAACAGGCTTTAAAACTGAGCCAAGCTGATGCTATGTTGCTGATGGAAGCTTTAGACCGCCCTGCTACACAGAACTCAAAACTAAAAGCTGCTGCTGATCGATACGAGAGCAAAACTCAATGA
- a CDS encoding nucleotidyltransferase family protein produces the protein MLEHQLEKLIRNTPELMETAQACIEVGLPDYFIAGGSVTQLIWNSLSGERSLKNVKDFDIVYFDSASTSNEESYKRRINSTVKHEVPIDVVNQARVHEWYPYKFGQTIPAYTKVEQGIDSWLSAFAIGFRLNSHGTMRIYSPYGLSDAFNKRVKPNPIAMTRESYNQMVGGYRKRWPDITVEPWE, from the coding sequence ATGTTAGAACATCAACTAGAAAAGTTAATTAGAAATACTCCTGAGCTAATGGAAACTGCTCAAGCATGTATTGAGGTTGGATTACCTGACTACTTCATTGCCGGTGGTTCAGTCACACAACTGATTTGGAACTCACTTTCAGGTGAAAGGTCACTCAAGAACGTTAAGGACTTCGATATTGTTTACTTCGATAGCGCTAGTACATCTAATGAAGAAAGCTACAAACGCAGAATTAACAGTACCGTGAAGCATGAAGTCCCAATTGATGTGGTAAACCAAGCACGTGTTCATGAATGGTACCCTTATAAATTTGGTCAAACTATACCTGCATATACAAAAGTAGAGCAGGGCATTGATTCTTGGCTATCTGCATTTGCGATCGGATTTAGGTTAAATTCACACGGTACCATGCGTATTTATTCACCTTATGGGCTATCTGACGCATTCAATAAAAGGGTAAAGCCAAATCCCATTGCAATGACGCGCGAAAGCTACAATCAAATGGTCGGTGGTTATCGTAAGCGTTGGCCTGACATTACAGTGGAACCTTGGGAATAG
- a CDS encoding type II toxin-antitoxin system Phd/YefM family antitoxin yields the protein MKVELVTSLKRQATKILADLHDTKEPVLITEHGKPSAYLVDVDDYEFMQNRLAILEGIARGERALADGKVVSHDEAKDKMSKWLK from the coding sequence ATGAAAGTAGAACTAGTTACATCACTTAAACGTCAAGCAACTAAGATCCTCGCCGATCTCCACGACACCAAAGAACCAGTGTTAATTACTGAGCATGGTAAGCCATCTGCGTATCTAGTTGATGTTGATGACTACGAGTTTATGCAAAATCGTTTAGCTATTCTTGAGGGTATTGCACGAGGTGAGCGTGCACTAGCTGACGGTAAAGTGGTAAGTCATGATGAAGCCAAGGATAAAATGTCAAAATGGCTGAAATAA
- a CDS encoding type II toxin-antitoxin system RelE/ParE family toxin, with protein MAEIIWTEPALSDLNDIAEYIALENIVAAKQLVQTIFSKVERLQTFPESGRIPSELEHLSYREVVVNPCRVFYKQDGDKVFILFVMRAERDLRKFLLSKQ; from the coding sequence ATGGCTGAAATAATCTGGACTGAACCAGCGTTATCTGACCTCAATGATATCGCTGAATACATCGCACTTGAAAATATCGTAGCTGCAAAGCAGTTAGTACAAACGATCTTCTCCAAAGTCGAACGCCTACAAACTTTCCCAGAGTCAGGTCGTATTCCATCCGAACTAGAACATTTAAGTTATCGTGAAGTTGTCGTTAATCCATGTCGTGTTTTCTATAAACAAGACGGTGACAAAGTGTTTATTCTGTTTGTTATGCGTGCAGAGAGAGATTTGCGTAAGTTCTTGTTGAGTAAGCAATAA
- a CDS encoding YniB family protein: MNYKEALNKSRVKRVLGVIIAMLALCSIAISLLKFLYWGLDDGSKLGSALSEPVKRIISIIYENTQFLNVLWNYSPIPNHLDLINIDNLYFFLTYAVLFIGAALKASGDKLAKRLAKIREQIEDQLIKESMSGNTARSRKEIEDSVEIPNTSIFTQFQQLYVAPIVTAVVAGILLKLAGF; encoded by the coding sequence GTGAATTATAAAGAAGCCCTAAACAAATCTAGAGTTAAGCGGGTGTTAGGTGTGATTATTGCGATGTTAGCTTTGTGCTCGATTGCGATATCACTTTTAAAGTTTCTATATTGGGGACTAGATGATGGCAGTAAATTAGGCTCTGCTTTATCTGAGCCTGTGAAACGCATTATTTCTATAATTTATGAGAACACACAGTTTCTTAATGTCTTGTGGAATTATTCTCCTATCCCTAACCACTTAGACTTAATAAACATAGATAACTTGTATTTCTTCCTGACTTACGCTGTTCTGTTTATCGGCGCAGCTTTGAAAGCATCAGGCGATAAGTTAGCTAAACGTTTAGCTAAAATTCGCGAGCAAATTGAGGACCAACTGATAAAGGAATCTATGTCAGGGAATACGGCTAGGAGCCGAAAGGAAATTGAAGACTCTGTAGAAATTCCCAATACGAGTATTTTCACTCAGTTTCAGCAACTCTATGTAGCTCCAATTGTTACAGCTGTAGTCGCTGGAATTCTGTTGAAACTAGCGGGTTTCTAG
- a CDS encoding barstar family protein codes for MRIDLIMIENENQLHELMANCFGFPDYYGKNWDAFWDCLCDSDLPKDIEFVGSNHLKSALPESFESLKSCFDDLSREYPNIGTRVDWD; via the coding sequence ATGCGCATTGATTTAATAATGATAGAGAACGAAAATCAACTTCATGAATTGATGGCTAATTGCTTTGGTTTTCCAGATTATTATGGAAAAAACTGGGATGCTTTTTGGGATTGCCTTTGTGATTCGGATTTGCCTAAAGACATAGAGTTTGTAGGCTCTAATCATCTGAAGTCAGCTCTCCCAGAGAGTTTCGAATCTTTAAAAAGTTGTTTTGATGATTTGAGCCGAGAGTATCCAAATATAGGTACCAGAGTAGACTGGGACTAA
- a CDS encoding nuclease-related domain-containing protein, with product MNIFEAFLNVLVQVWYLVPLLLIVSVFKSRWLKGVFGEFLVNRLLSKLPESDYTLIKDVTLPTSDGTTQVDHIVVSKYGIFVVETKNMKGWIFGSARQKQWTQKIYRHSSKFQNPLHQNYKHIKALETLLGCSEEHLHSVIVFIGDSTFKTEMPPNVTYAQGSIRYIQQFNEIVFSDKDYALLTESINQIKLKRGVITDLKHRKHVKDVVTSKVSSNQCPRCGSEMVLRETKRGENIGKQFWGCSTFPKCRAVKQFN from the coding sequence GTGAATATTTTTGAAGCATTTCTTAACGTGCTTGTGCAAGTCTGGTATCTAGTGCCTTTATTGCTCATTGTTAGCGTTTTCAAAAGTAGGTGGCTAAAAGGTGTATTCGGTGAGTTTCTCGTGAACCGTCTTTTGTCCAAATTACCAGAGTCTGATTACACGCTAATAAAAGACGTAACGTTGCCGACTAGCGATGGTACAACTCAAGTTGACCATATTGTGGTTTCTAAATATGGCATCTTTGTCGTTGAAACTAAGAATATGAAAGGTTGGATATTTGGCTCGGCTCGCCAGAAACAGTGGACACAAAAGATTTACCGTCATTCCTCTAAATTTCAAAACCCACTGCATCAGAATTACAAGCACATAAAAGCTTTGGAAACCTTGCTAGGTTGCAGTGAAGAGCACTTGCATTCAGTTATTGTTTTCATCGGCGACAGTACCTTTAAAACCGAAATGCCTCCAAACGTTACCTATGCTCAAGGAAGTATTCGATACATTCAGCAATTTAACGAGATAGTGTTCTCTGACAAGGATTATGCTCTGTTAACAGAGTCTATAAACCAGATAAAGTTAAAGCGTGGAGTCATTACGGATTTAAAGCATCGCAAACATGTCAAAGACGTTGTCACATCCAAAGTTAGCTCAAATCAGTGTCCCCGTTGCGGCTCTGAAATGGTGTTGCGTGAAACCAAGCGTGGTGAAAATATAGGTAAACAGTTTTGGGGTTGTTCAACCTTTCCCAAGTGTAGAGCAGTGAAACAATTCAACTAA
- a CDS encoding GNAT family N-acetyltransferase, protein MHISDYSQVIGLWSTTEAMLLRDADSKENIGKYLKRNPNLSFVALDGDNIVGAILVGTDGRRGYVQHLAVDSTFRGKGVGAKLISSAVEALSKVGIAKTHLFVANENINAQSFYEKLGWFPRDEVRMFSFNSSNSGNV, encoded by the coding sequence ATGCATATCTCAGATTACTCGCAAGTAATCGGCTTGTGGTCAACAACTGAAGCGATGTTGCTACGAGATGCAGATTCAAAGGAAAACATAGGTAAGTACCTAAAACGCAATCCAAACCTTAGCTTCGTCGCATTGGATGGTGACAATATTGTTGGTGCTATTCTAGTTGGGACTGATGGGCGTCGAGGTTATGTGCAGCATCTGGCTGTTGATTCAACTTTTCGAGGTAAAGGCGTTGGTGCAAAGCTCATATCGTCAGCAGTGGAAGCGCTATCGAAAGTAGGCATAGCCAAAACGCATCTATTTGTCGCAAATGAAAACATTAATGCGCAGTCTTTCTACGAAAAATTAGGTTGGTTTCCTCGCGACGAAGTTCGTATGTTTTCTTTCAATTCTTCTAACAGTGGCAACGTTTAG
- a CDS encoding DUF3644 domain-containing protein codes for MVKKGMLLQLLDELRKLEEKGSEFTAKEVAESVGYSVSSINKYFNEKLKGEYIVKVSRSLWKCSGINKLSNDEFFRLMSQSLNTQSKSPDEILSDQLIKRSHDAFTLALEVYNRPTLGNRVEAFTIMMVNAWELMLKSELAKRDGASSIFKEGDFSISIREAMCKLIESSDNVAKNLETLIDLRDHAIHLLIPELQPQLSRLFQATVLNYQKRYKALMGNSPLAGQSVGLLSLIVDGCEPEVAVIKETYGELTATQVKSFLGKFTEMARECDSDEFSISVDYKLALTKKSSESDLSLSLSDGGEKAIIIRETKDPDVTHPYHQNTAIAEINLRQTLVKITSYSFQAVVKKNKTQKAKRSNYHYELDGRHRYSEAFIEWFVNNLNQKNWLDGALRSHRNRRKKA; via the coding sequence ATGGTTAAAAAGGGTATGCTTCTTCAGCTATTGGATGAACTCCGAAAGCTTGAGGAAAAAGGTAGTGAGTTTACCGCTAAAGAAGTGGCGGAATCAGTCGGTTACAGTGTTAGCTCTATAAACAAGTACTTTAACGAAAAGCTCAAGGGCGAGTACATCGTTAAAGTGAGTCGTTCTCTATGGAAATGCAGCGGTATTAACAAACTCTCTAATGACGAGTTTTTCAGGCTCATGTCCCAGAGCTTGAATACACAGTCCAAATCACCTGATGAAATACTCTCGGATCAACTCATAAAAAGAAGTCATGATGCTTTTACGTTGGCGCTTGAAGTTTATAACCGTCCAACATTGGGGAATCGGGTTGAAGCATTTACCATTATGATGGTAAATGCGTGGGAACTCATGCTTAAATCGGAACTAGCTAAAAGAGACGGTGCTTCAAGTATTTTCAAAGAGGGTGATTTCAGCATTAGTATTCGTGAAGCTATGTGTAAGCTAATCGAGTCATCCGACAATGTGGCTAAGAACTTGGAAACGCTTATTGATCTTAGAGACCATGCGATTCATCTGTTAATTCCAGAGTTACAACCTCAATTGTCTCGTTTGTTCCAAGCGACAGTTCTGAATTATCAAAAACGCTATAAAGCGCTAATGGGCAATAGCCCACTAGCGGGTCAAAGTGTTGGTTTGTTAAGTCTTATTGTTGATGGTTGTGAACCCGAAGTCGCAGTAATCAAAGAAACTTATGGTGAGTTAACTGCAACTCAAGTGAAAAGCTTTCTGGGCAAATTTACGGAAATGGCACGAGAATGTGACTCGGATGAATTTTCGATTTCCGTAGACTACAAGCTAGCGTTAACCAAAAAGTCTTCAGAGAGTGACTTATCTTTATCACTGAGTGATGGTGGCGAGAAAGCCATCATCATCCGCGAAACTAAAGATCCAGATGTTACCCACCCATACCATCAGAACACAGCAATCGCAGAAATTAATCTTCGACAGACACTCGTTAAAATTACGAGTTACTCTTTTCAAGCTGTTGTAAAGAAAAACAAAACTCAAAAAGCCAAGCGTTCTAACTATCATTATGAGCTAGATGGGCGTCACAGATACTCTGAGGCTTTCATTGAATGGTTTGTGAATAATCTTAACCAGAAAAATTGGCTGGACGGTGCATTAAGAAGTCACCGAAACCGTCGGAAAAAAGCCTAA